In Zunongwangia profunda SM-A87, the following proteins share a genomic window:
- a CDS encoding sensor histidine kinase, which produces MNRKLFVLLVVLMSLSLIGIIFVQGYWIKSTVQDREEQFSYNAKQVLIEVSEQIQSSEFERYIFEYEAQLRNSEQKIDRITLTEYLIATRDEFKNEDVFNFGTIQEADYKISSDFLGAEKQNDSIQIKKLINRKVTQIVKDKGEDSGAVKSASDVMKRVMRLEDYEKEILRDVISEAAARQPLRKRVSEKTIENLLTRGLASRHLNTKFEYAVYSNSIETGVHSENFDVSHPATYGVPLFVDREGNSSYQLLVNFNGKKGVVLSSVTLMAVLSIVFTLIIVIAYSSALSQLIRQRQISQIKTDFINNMTHEFKTPIATINLALDAIKNPKIISDQTKVFRYLQMIRDENKRMHAQVENVLRISKLEKNELDLNKERLQLHDIILDAITHVELIVEDRGGYIQTHFGALKSSILANQDHFTNVIVNILDNAIKYSEEEPSIDIYTENVKHYIIVKIRDQGAGMTRGVQKKIFEKFYREHTGDIHNVKGHGLGLAYVKQILDDHHGQITVNSEKGKGSTFIIKLPLIS; this is translated from the coding sequence ATGAATAGGAAGTTGTTTGTACTACTCGTTGTCTTAATGAGTTTGTCCCTTATTGGTATTATTTTCGTACAGGGCTACTGGATTAAAAGTACAGTTCAGGACAGGGAGGAGCAGTTTTCATACAACGCAAAACAGGTTTTAATTGAGGTTTCTGAACAAATTCAGAGTAGTGAGTTTGAGCGTTATATTTTTGAATATGAAGCTCAGTTGCGAAATTCAGAACAAAAGATTGATCGAATAACCCTTACCGAGTATTTGATTGCTACGAGGGATGAATTTAAGAATGAAGACGTTTTTAATTTCGGAACGATACAGGAAGCAGATTATAAAATATCTTCAGACTTTCTTGGTGCCGAAAAACAAAACGATAGCATTCAGATAAAAAAACTTATTAACCGTAAGGTTACCCAAATAGTAAAGGATAAAGGAGAAGATTCTGGTGCTGTGAAATCTGCTTCAGATGTCATGAAAAGGGTGATGCGTTTAGAGGACTATGAAAAGGAAATTTTACGTGATGTGATTTCTGAAGCTGCTGCTAGACAACCATTAAGAAAACGAGTTTCAGAAAAGACGATAGAAAACCTGCTAACAAGGGGCTTAGCAAGTCGTCACCTTAATACTAAATTTGAGTACGCTGTATATAGCAATTCTATAGAAACCGGGGTGCATTCAGAGAATTTTGATGTTTCCCATCCTGCAACTTACGGGGTTCCGCTTTTTGTGGATAGAGAAGGGAATAGTAGCTATCAGCTACTCGTAAATTTTAATGGAAAAAAAGGGGTGGTATTATCCTCGGTAACCTTAATGGCCGTGTTATCGATCGTTTTTACATTAATCATCGTTATTGCCTATTCCAGTGCTTTATCACAGCTAATTAGACAACGGCAGATATCCCAGATAAAGACTGATTTTATCAATAACATGACGCATGAGTTTAAAACTCCTATCGCTACGATAAATCTGGCATTAGATGCAATAAAGAATCCTAAGATAATTTCAGACCAAACCAAAGTTTTTAGGTATCTGCAAATGATTAGGGATGAGAATAAAAGGATGCATGCCCAGGTAGAAAATGTTTTAAGGATCTCAAAATTAGAGAAAAATGAGCTCGATTTAAATAAAGAGCGCCTGCAGTTGCATGATATTATTTTGGATGCCATAACTCATGTAGAGTTGATTGTTGAAGATCGCGGAGGGTATATTCAAACTCATTTTGGAGCTTTAAAATCTTCAATTTTGGCGAATCAGGATCATTTTACTAATGTTATAGTGAATATTTTAGATAACGCCATAAAATATAGTGAAGAAGAACCAAGTATCGATATCTATACAGAAAATGTTAAGCATTACATTATCGTAAAGATCAGGGATCAGGGGGCAGGAATGACCAGAGGCGTTCAGAAAAAAATATTTGAAAAATTTTATAGAGAACATACCGGTGATATTCATAATGTGAAAGGTCATGGTTTAGGACTGGCTTATGTAAAGCAAATTCTGGACGATCATCACGGGCAGATTACCGTAAATAGTGAAAAAGGAAAAGGAAGCACATTTATAATTAAATTACCACTAATATCTTAA
- the coaE gene encoding dephospho-CoA kinase (Dephospho-CoA kinase (CoaE) performs the final step in coenzyme A biosynthesis.) yields MNVKYNLSLNDNPKMIRVGLTGGIGSGKTTISKMFRELEVPVYIADDAGKELMDTSAEIRHQIIRLLGEESYQDNLPNRSFIASKVFQDKKLLEELNGIIHPAVARHYEQWLAKQSAVYIIYEAAILFEKGSHKNFDYTILVTAPKETRIQRVLKRDHTSREQIEARMNNQWGDDKKKHLADFIIKNKEIEDSRQQVIYINEIILKSAKNSSYLC; encoded by the coding sequence ATGAACGTAAAATACAATTTATCATTAAACGATAATCCAAAAATGATTAGAGTAGGCCTTACCGGAGGAATAGGAAGTGGAAAGACGACTATTTCTAAAATGTTTAGAGAATTGGAAGTGCCTGTTTATATCGCAGACGATGCAGGGAAGGAGTTGATGGATACTTCAGCTGAAATCCGCCATCAAATCATTCGCTTATTAGGCGAGGAATCTTATCAGGATAACCTCCCCAATCGTTCTTTTATCGCTTCAAAAGTTTTTCAGGATAAAAAATTACTTGAGGAACTAAATGGCATCATTCATCCAGCCGTGGCCCGGCATTATGAGCAATGGCTTGCTAAGCAATCTGCAGTTTATATTATTTATGAGGCCGCTATTTTATTTGAAAAAGGATCCCATAAAAACTTTGACTATACCATTTTGGTTACTGCGCCAAAAGAAACCCGGATTCAACGGGTGTTAAAACGCGATCATACCTCTCGCGAGCAAATCGAGGCTCGAATGAATAATCAGTGGGGTGACGACAAGAAAAAACACCTGGCCGATTTTATAATAAAAAATAAAGAAATCGAGGATTCCAGGCAACAAGTTATATATATAAACGAGATTATCTTAAAGTCGGCTAAAAATTCTTCATATCTCTGTTAA
- a CDS encoding CdaR family protein, with translation MRSYGNIGGKKIKKANVQVFGFFLIFSAILWVLVQLSKEYNRTVEIPLTYINTPMDKTLQDAPKTLRFNLDAKGFLLIWKYEFFKPVLTIDLKNTTDNGAQLVYNIRDHRSSIENQLNIDFEDTNFLKDDIVIDFQPRKEKRVLVIPKTKLNYDVGFSAVNRVQLSPDSITVSGAKNIIDTLSSVSTNLISLSNISKDISGTIAIDTTNLGMLNFYRNTVNYTQKVAKFTEGNVEIPVEVINVPRGTNLTIFPKKVMIYYQVNLKNYEFVKADQFKVVCDFDEIQDGVDYMLAQISEQPRFVNNVRLNERKIQFIIKR, from the coding sequence ATGCGTAGTTACGGTAACATAGGTGGAAAAAAAATTAAAAAGGCTAACGTACAGGTGTTTGGTTTTTTCTTAATATTTTCTGCTATTCTTTGGGTATTGGTACAACTTTCTAAAGAATATAATCGTACAGTGGAAATTCCGCTTACATATATTAATACGCCTATGGATAAAACCTTGCAGGATGCCCCTAAAACACTGCGTTTTAATTTAGATGCCAAAGGCTTTTTACTGATCTGGAAATACGAGTTCTTTAAACCTGTACTAACGATCGATTTAAAAAACACCACAGACAACGGGGCACAACTGGTGTACAATATTAGGGATCATCGAAGTTCGATCGAAAATCAATTGAATATCGATTTTGAAGATACCAATTTTTTAAAAGATGATATAGTGATCGATTTTCAGCCACGTAAAGAAAAAAGAGTACTTGTAATCCCAAAGACAAAACTTAACTATGATGTAGGTTTTTCAGCGGTAAACAGGGTGCAGTTATCACCGGATAGTATTACCGTTAGCGGAGCCAAAAACATAATAGATACACTAAGCAGTGTGTCTACAAACCTGATAAGCCTTAGCAATATAAGTAAAGATATTTCTGGTACTATAGCAATTGATACCACTAATCTGGGCATGCTTAATTTTTACAGAAACACCGTAAATTATACCCAGAAAGTAGCAAAGTTCACAGAAGGGAATGTTGAAATACCCGTGGAAGTAATCAATGTACCGCGTGGCACAAACCTTACTATTTTTCCAAAAAAAGTAATGATATATTATCAGGTAAACCTTAAGAACTATGAGTTTGTAAAAGCTGATCAATTTAAAGTGGTTTGTGATTTTGATGAAATTCAGGATGGCGTGGACTATATGCTCGCACAAATTAGCGAACAACCCCGTTTTGTGAATAACGTTCGTTTAAATGAACGTAAAATACAATTTATCATTAAACGATAA